One part of the Vanessa atalanta chromosome 4, ilVanAtal1.2, whole genome shotgun sequence genome encodes these proteins:
- the LOC125063855 gene encoding uncharacterized protein LOC125063855 isoform X1 produces the protein MKQLVNKNLITLKCVLFCFLSGIGSIYPFLPLHILSVGLDRGEARLISAVAPCIALLGPAILGPLIDKLSVGRGSTGGGTGPSGSGKLLRVVTAVCLILSALFYTLLLAVPYTERHEARRPQVLFMCDADGAYVMQEVCTEGMRCNRWEGEKSGVLAVSACEYGCADDNMTWVTRPFTTTSTTTTLSPMYNSVANATSPAPLVTDEGEGDDDFEFNPPHLCYNGQCLVYMQHAARMRVPLALIAPEPPQDNSTMENNWCTYRTGGPSKCPVPAERLAALGAGAACRAAVRCQVLDPYDEPGGVLADAECRLVVGDPAYSFWTYFVIRIFADIWPTAALALLGAACVIATRETSLGRGDVGRQMAFGTLGLAIFPPLAGFAATQMPDTPYLVPFLMHAIFMVIGAIILLVDTRMPLSTPEWWWHTATGALALPLSAVRRYGAETAAVFAVVALLGALWSAIDAYLPWTVAALNGTALEAGLTLTAGALPAVPALWWAEALVDYVGHSNVFITAFTFYCLRYTGLAYSESYSWVVVCELLEVFTLSLVWVTAMLYFRHLVPKKYTTTGQALPVIAHFCIGRCIGAIVSGLVSLEQPLESLRSVYRALGVTALLAAAVYLALYHLLLAPRCAAPAVAPPHHLLQGLNANGGSNGNYSPMRVYHEERSRKGHFRY, from the exons atgaagCAACTCGTGAATAAGAATCTCATTACACTGAAATGTGTGCTCTTCTGTTTCCTTTCAG GTATTGGGTCGATATACCCATTCCTACCACTGCACATTCTCTCAGTGGGCTTGGACCGAGGAGAAGCTCGACTGATATCAGCAGTTGCGCCCTGCATCGCATTATTGGGTCCTGCGATACTCGGACCGCTAATTGACAA ATTGTCAGTTGGCCGAGGGTCCACCGGAGGAGGAACTGGCCCCAGCGGCTCTGGGAAGCTGTTACGAGTAGTCACCGCCGTGTGTCTTATATTGAGTGCCTTATTCTACACGCTGCTGTTAGCGGTGCCCTACACGGAACGACATGag GCTCGTCGTCCCCAAGTATTGTTCATGTGTGACGCGGATGGCGCTTATGTGATGCAAGAAGTATGCACAGAGGGCATGCGATGCAACCGATGGGAGGGAGAGAAG TCGGGGGTGCTGGCCGTGAGCGCGTGTGAGTACGGCTGCGCGGACGACAACATGACGTGGGTGACGCGACCCTTCACCACCACGTCCACCACCACCACGCTCAGCCCCATGTACAACAGCGTCGCCAACGCCACC TCTCCAGCTCCGCTGGTGACGGACGAGGGTGAAGGCGATGACGACTTCGAGTTCAATCCGCCGCACCTGTGCTACAACGGCCAGTGTCTCGTGTACATGCAGCACGCTGCCAGGATGCGCGTGCCGCTAGCGCTGATCGCGCCGGAACCGCCCCAGGATAACTCGACCATGGAAAACAATTGGTGCACATATCGCACAG GCGGCCCGTCCAAGTGCCCGGTGCCGGCCGAGCGGCTGGCGGCGctgggcgcgggcgcggcgtgTCGCGCGGCCGTGCGCTGCCAGGTGCTCGACCCGTACGACGAGCCGGGCGGCGTGCTGGCCGACGCCGAGTGCCGCCTCGTCGTGGGCGACCCCGCCTACTCCTTCTGGACCTACTTCGTCATCAG GATATTTGCGGATATTTGGCCAACAGCAGCATTAGCACTGCTGGGTGCAGCATGTGTTATAGCCACCAGAGAGACCTCACTGGGACGAGGAGACGTTGGCAGGCAAATGGCATTCGGAACTTTAGGATTGGCTATCTTCCCGCCACTGGCTGGATTTGCAGCAACGCAAATGCCAGACACGCCATACTTGGTACCATTCTTGATGCACGCTATATTCATGGTGATCGGAGCGATCATATTGCTGGTGGACAC ACGCATGCCGCTGTCGACGCCCGAGTGGTGGTGGCACACGGCGACGGGCGCGCTGGCGCTGCCGCTGAGCGCGGTGCGGCGCTACGGCGCGGAGACGGCGGCCGTGTTCGCGGTGGTGGCGCTGCTGGGCGCGCTGTGGAGCGCCATCGACGCCTACCTGCCGTGGACCGTGGCGGCGCTCAACGGCACGGCGCTGGAGGCCGGCCTCACGCTCACGGCGGGCGCGCTGCCGGCCGTGCCCGCGCTGTGGTGGGCCGAGGCGCTCGTCGACTACGTGGGCCACTCCAACGTCTTCATCACCGCCTTCACCTTCTACTGTCTGCGCTACACGG GTCTCGCTTACAGTGAGTCATATTCTTGGGTCGTGGTTTGCGAACTATTAGAAGTTTTCACATTAAGTCTCGTGTGGGTGACGGCCATGCTGTACTTCCGACACCTCGTACCCAAGAAGTATACGACGACTGGACAAGCGCTGCCTGTGATTGCACACTTCTGTATCG GTCGCTGCATCGGCGCCATAGTGAGCGGGCTGGTGTCGCTGGAGCAGCCGCTGGAGTCCCTGCGCAGCGTGTACCGCGCGCTGGGCGTGACGGCGCTGCTGGCGGCCGCGGTGTACCTCGCGCTCTACCACCTGCTGCTGGCGCCGCGCTGCGCCGCGCCCGCCGTCGCGCCGCCGCACCACCTGCTGCAAG gtCTGAATGCAAATGGCGGTTCCAACGGCAACTATTCACCGATGCGAGTCTATCACGAGGAACGCTCGCGGAAGGGACATTTCCGTTATTga
- the LOC125063855 gene encoding uncharacterized protein LOC125063855 isoform X2, whose translation MCDADGAYVMQEVCTEGMRCNRWEGEKSGVLAVSACEYGCADDNMTWVTRPFTTTSTTTTLSPMYNSVANATSPAPLVTDEGEGDDDFEFNPPHLCYNGQCLVYMQHAARMRVPLALIAPEPPQDNSTMENNWCTYRTGGPSKCPVPAERLAALGAGAACRAAVRCQVLDPYDEPGGVLADAECRLVVGDPAYSFWTYFVIRIFADIWPTAALALLGAACVIATRETSLGRGDVGRQMAFGTLGLAIFPPLAGFAATQMPDTPYLVPFLMHAIFMVIGAIILLVDTRMPLSTPEWWWHTATGALALPLSAVRRYGAETAAVFAVVALLGALWSAIDAYLPWTVAALNGTALEAGLTLTAGALPAVPALWWAEALVDYVGHSNVFITAFTFYCLRYTGLAYSESYSWVVVCELLEVFTLSLVWVTAMLYFRHLVPKKYTTTGQALPVIAHFCIGRCIGAIVSGLVSLEQPLESLRSVYRALGVTALLAAAVYLALYHLLLAPRCAAPAVAPPHHLLQGLNANGGSNGNYSPMRVYHEERSRKGHFRY comes from the exons ATGTGTGACGCGGATGGCGCTTATGTGATGCAAGAAGTATGCACAGAGGGCATGCGATGCAACCGATGGGAGGGAGAGAAG TCGGGGGTGCTGGCCGTGAGCGCGTGTGAGTACGGCTGCGCGGACGACAACATGACGTGGGTGACGCGACCCTTCACCACCACGTCCACCACCACCACGCTCAGCCCCATGTACAACAGCGTCGCCAACGCCACC TCTCCAGCTCCGCTGGTGACGGACGAGGGTGAAGGCGATGACGACTTCGAGTTCAATCCGCCGCACCTGTGCTACAACGGCCAGTGTCTCGTGTACATGCAGCACGCTGCCAGGATGCGCGTGCCGCTAGCGCTGATCGCGCCGGAACCGCCCCAGGATAACTCGACCATGGAAAACAATTGGTGCACATATCGCACAG GCGGCCCGTCCAAGTGCCCGGTGCCGGCCGAGCGGCTGGCGGCGctgggcgcgggcgcggcgtgTCGCGCGGCCGTGCGCTGCCAGGTGCTCGACCCGTACGACGAGCCGGGCGGCGTGCTGGCCGACGCCGAGTGCCGCCTCGTCGTGGGCGACCCCGCCTACTCCTTCTGGACCTACTTCGTCATCAG GATATTTGCGGATATTTGGCCAACAGCAGCATTAGCACTGCTGGGTGCAGCATGTGTTATAGCCACCAGAGAGACCTCACTGGGACGAGGAGACGTTGGCAGGCAAATGGCATTCGGAACTTTAGGATTGGCTATCTTCCCGCCACTGGCTGGATTTGCAGCAACGCAAATGCCAGACACGCCATACTTGGTACCATTCTTGATGCACGCTATATTCATGGTGATCGGAGCGATCATATTGCTGGTGGACAC ACGCATGCCGCTGTCGACGCCCGAGTGGTGGTGGCACACGGCGACGGGCGCGCTGGCGCTGCCGCTGAGCGCGGTGCGGCGCTACGGCGCGGAGACGGCGGCCGTGTTCGCGGTGGTGGCGCTGCTGGGCGCGCTGTGGAGCGCCATCGACGCCTACCTGCCGTGGACCGTGGCGGCGCTCAACGGCACGGCGCTGGAGGCCGGCCTCACGCTCACGGCGGGCGCGCTGCCGGCCGTGCCCGCGCTGTGGTGGGCCGAGGCGCTCGTCGACTACGTGGGCCACTCCAACGTCTTCATCACCGCCTTCACCTTCTACTGTCTGCGCTACACGG GTCTCGCTTACAGTGAGTCATATTCTTGGGTCGTGGTTTGCGAACTATTAGAAGTTTTCACATTAAGTCTCGTGTGGGTGACGGCCATGCTGTACTTCCGACACCTCGTACCCAAGAAGTATACGACGACTGGACAAGCGCTGCCTGTGATTGCACACTTCTGTATCG GTCGCTGCATCGGCGCCATAGTGAGCGGGCTGGTGTCGCTGGAGCAGCCGCTGGAGTCCCTGCGCAGCGTGTACCGCGCGCTGGGCGTGACGGCGCTGCTGGCGGCCGCGGTGTACCTCGCGCTCTACCACCTGCTGCTGGCGCCGCGCTGCGCCGCGCCCGCCGTCGCGCCGCCGCACCACCTGCTGCAAG gtCTGAATGCAAATGGCGGTTCCAACGGCAACTATTCACCGATGCGAGTCTATCACGAGGAACGCTCGCGGAAGGGACATTTCCGTTATTga
- the LOC125063854 gene encoding uncharacterized protein LOC125063854: MSDIANNETIEVSEKPVQENEDVKFPPFPDPTDNDFEDDIPEEERTYYKNKFKDLNTVTSVRLHCSACDRHLGCSARNESRMRPHPLLRTLVCHTCHTFYNSGEFEKGDDGSELYCRWCGQGGQVYCCSECPHVFCAKCIRRNLGNPKIKEIEELDDWKCFKCNNKCLWDLRAICWAVLRYCDLKNKIAYETQDLVLKETYQKHCALDHSECCKNKVRKKESKRRESESTPSTRKSTAAAVISKIPPTIQVKKFASINMEESVNIKSEKKAQKRPASPKHKAILIKNPIAISSKMGNQLTPVPKKIRMPNSPVINPVRFSNDRKTPQTYGNFTKIRPKPPQMSIMFNGFNNTATYSNDNINLSLENLTQGLDMSAVAAIAGSSNDDDVVCTPDFPLEPLCEVTEDNGDDDVQCMTPGPAFTPKPPPPPPPLVVRNNNTLPDLSPENIVKMTENDVTVNTTTGGLKFRVDPQTLSSNKMYRLPDGRIFAINANPSMPGGYSATIVALTDNNSGKVTSKGTTFAAKLSAVSAQAATPPPLKYVTRNQASRSPNKRSTPKSAKVGKGTDASRICDLNVPVEWYRYNLIDAIDALEYSLSRLHHLKKNATTMHLRTRSINEMRNLHKSLERSLTTSMTRFKEVRDNLNKEFKQYIAKKTSNNLSDDDDVEILHEDDNDDPIFIDENSLESNAHDNQEVDLTAVGSSDLNDSNERSSEKNDLSRNEADTLNTDHNSSNFVKINSNMSNPILTSKQNDVHTDYDHTENQNVSINSEQKSDEKDDSSENQNEENSKNQNKTSNARREKLDCKELINNIICKTETTITSTKKIDMLDEDKILNESLISPENVKKDSEMSEEMIENLLKDDNAGDDDTQNTQSFNISDEIQDVQSSEKD; the protein is encoded by the exons ATGAGCGACATCGCCAATAATGAGACGATTGAGGTATCGGAGAAGCCGGTTCAAGAAAACGAAGATGTTAAATTCCCGCCCTTCCCTG atCCAACTGATAATGACTTCGAGGATGATATACCAGAGGAAGAAAgaacttattacaaaaataaatttaaag acTTGAATACTGTGACGAGTGTAAGATTACACTGTTCTGCTTGTGATCGTCATTTAGGATGCTCAGCACGCAATGAGAGTCGGATGCGTCCACATCCATTGCTCCGAACGTTAGTGTGTCATACTTGTCATACATTTTACAATAGTGGAGAATTTGAGAAAGGTGATGATGGTTCTGAATTGTATTGTCGGTGGTGTGGACAAGGCGGACAAGTTTATTGTTGTTCAGAATGTCCACATGTGTTTTGTGCG aaatgtatAAGAAGAAATTTGGGGAAtccaaaaattaaagaaatagaaGAATTAGATGATTGGaagtgttttaaatgtaataataaatgccTATGGGATCTTCGTGCTATTTGTTGGGCTGTTCTTCGCTACTGTGACTTAAAAAACAA AATAGCATACGAAACACAGGATTTGGTTTTAAAGGAGACATACCAAAAACATTGTGCATTAGATCACTCTGAATGTTGCAAAAATAAAGTAAGGAAAAAAGAATCAAAGAGAAGGGAATCAGAATCAACTCCATCTACAAGAAAATCAACAGCTGCTGCTGTTATTTCTAAAATACCACCAACCATTCAG gtgAAGAAATTTGCTTCAATAAATATGGAGGAGTCGGTTAATATAAAATCTGAAAAGAAAGCTCAAAAACGTCCTGCAAGTCCAAAACAtaaagcaatattaataaaaaatcctatTGCAATATCAAGTAAGATGGGTAATCAGTTGACACCAGTGCCCAAAAAAATTAga atGCCAAATTCTCCAGTTATTAATCCAGTTAGATTTAGCAATGATAGAAAAACACCACAAACCTATGGCAACTTTACAAAGATAAGACCCAAACCACCACAAATGTCAATCATGTTTAATGGATTCAACAACACTGCTACATATagcaatgataatattaatctatcattagaaaatttaacacag GGTTTAGACATGTCAGCTGTTGCAGCAATTGCAGGCAGCtctaatgatgatgatgttgtttGCACACCTGATTTTCCTCTGGAACCATTGTGTGAG GTAACTGAAGATAATGGCGATGATGACGTTCAGTGCATGACGCCAGGCCCAGCTTTCACGCCGaagcctccgccgccgccgcctccGCTGGTTGTGCGCAATAATAACACTTTACCAGACCTCAGTCctgaaaacattgtaaaaatgaCTGAAAATGATGTTACAGTCAATACAACCACGGGTGGCTTAAAGTTCAGAGTGGATCCCCAAACCTTGTCATCTAACAAAATGTATCGCTTGCCAGATGGCCGTATTTTTGCGATTAATGCAAATCCAAGTATGCCAGGAGGTTATTCCGCTACGATAGTCGCCTTAACAGATAATAATTCAGGAAAAGTTACATCAAAGGGCACGACATTTGCTGCGAAATTAAGCGCTGTTTCAGCGCAGGCTGCAACGCCTCCTCCTTTAAAATATGTGACTCGAAACCAAGCGAGTCGCAGTCCAAATAAACGTAGTACTCCAAAATCCGCAAAAGTCGGTAAGGGAACCGACGCTTCTAGAATTTGTGACTTAAATGTACCTGTAGAATGGTATCGATATAATTTGATTGATGCCATTGATGCTCTTGAGTACTCATTATCAAGGTTAcatcatttaaagaaaaatgctACTACCATGCATTTACGAACTCGATCAATAAACGAAATGCGAAATTTACATAAGTCACTGGAGCGTTCATTAACAACATCAATGACTAGGTTTAAAGAAGTTCGAGATAATTTGAATAAGgagtttaaacaatatattgcaAAGAAAACGAGTAACAATCtcagtgatgatgatgatgttgaaaTATTACACGAAGATGATAACGATGATCcaatttttattgatgaaaattcACTTGAATCAAATGCACACGATAACCAGGAGGTTGATTTAACCGCCGTTGGCAGTAGTGATCTCAATGATAGCAATGAAAGATCATccgaaaaaaatgatttatcaaGAAATGAAGCTGATACCTTGAACACAGACCACAACAGcagtaattttgtaaaaattaatagtaatatgtCGAATCCAATTTTAACAAGTAAACAAAATGATGTTCATACAGATTATGATCATACAGAGAATCAAAACGTCTCCATTAATTCTGAACAAAAATCTGACGAAAAAGACGACTCAAGTGAAAACCAAAATGAGGAGAAtagtaaaaatcaaaacaaaacatccAATGCGAGAAGAGAAAAATTAGATTGCaaagaattaataaacaatattatttgtaaaacagAAACAACAATCACTAGTACTAAAAAGATTGACATGTTAGATGAAGACAAAATCTTAAATGAAAGTTTAATTTCTccagaaaatgttaaaaaagactCTGAAATGAGTGAGGAGatgattgaaaatttattaaaagatgaTAATGCAGGTGATGATGATACTCAAAACACCCAGTCCTTTAATATTTCAGATGAAATACAAGATGTACAGTCCTCAGAAAAGGATTAG